The genomic stretch CGGCGCCGGTGATCTTCATTCTGGCTGGGCTCTGGGGCTGGACGATCGGGGGCGTCGCGGCGGTGCTCGACGGGACGATCGCGATCAACAACGTGATGCACAACACGCTGTGGGTACCGGCGCACTTCCACTCGTATTACCTCTTCGGCGCTGCGGGCTTTACCTGGGCCTTCCTCTTCCATGCGTTGAGCGGCACCGAGGGGTGGGCGAGCAGTACGCTCGCACGGCGCCTGAGCTGGCTCTACGCGGTCGGCGCTGGAGGGTTCGTGCTGGCGTTCTTCCTCTCCGGATTGCAGAGCGTTCCCCGTCGCTATGCGGAGCACCTCGCGGCATGGCATGGCCTGGCGCAGGTTGCTGTGCCCTTCGTCGTACTGCTCGGCGTGGCGTTCGTCGGACTGGCGGTCCTGGCGCTCCGAGCGGTTCCCGCCGCGTGGCGTGCCCCAGTGCCGGCGGTCGGTTCCGACGACTGATATGGGTG from Candidatus Kapaibacterium sp. encodes the following:
- a CDS encoding cbb3-type cytochrome c oxidase subunit I; its protein translation is YATLGAYTGRAFAMHFPVALAFNLVIVLVLLPYFHHLYQDFAQPWPLHLLGQFGSYAVGVPAFFVTIIGSLGLLYGSQVRWSAPVIFILAGLWGWTIGGVAAVLDGTIAINNVMHNTLWVPAHFHSYYLFGAAGFTWAFLFHALSGTEGWASSTLARRLSWLYAVGAGGFVLAFFLSGLQSVPRRYAEHLAAWHGLAQVAVPFVVLLGVAFVGLAVLALRAVPAAWRAPVPAVGSDD